One window of Rhodopirellula bahusiensis genomic DNA carries:
- a CDS encoding efflux RND transporter periplasmic adaptor subunit, producing the protein MVGTAPSETFANQAPAELASTTENSATHPMQFAELSDVSQSKLFQSMWHTWLTEMASTKDRVCAAELLVQRLCAVLPEHTIRLGWGARSLHRLHDGRLGWLGAENSIRQRYDAQWLASTVEADTPVTESTSRWDNGTLVIDLVPDVVPTSDSSKASNNISAAVPRCQLWIRPPGADDFDAKMFQRMLTTDVMGLFAAIFLSRPAKDHWGRLASKLSKWWSRRGLIGIAVLVTLILTCIPMSYRTHAIATVAAMNGRMIASPIDATLLTTLVRPGDRVKAGQTLLQLDGRPLRIELESLLAEIDEAQKDEDIALASSQIASAQLAGLRRKTLLRKAELLQDKLSKLDVVSPIDGVIIQGDLTRSLGTPLEIGQTLMEVAPEGNVEIELELPESEIGFVEMNAPVELWFPALDGEAFESNVRSVWPAATIRDDANVFVAIAELPNEDASLRVGMRGEAVVLGPTYPWIWKWVRTPVRRLGWMIGW; encoded by the coding sequence ATGGTAGGCACGGCTCCCTCAGAAACGTTCGCGAATCAGGCACCGGCTGAACTTGCGAGTACGACCGAAAATTCGGCAACGCATCCGATGCAGTTTGCTGAATTGTCGGACGTCTCACAATCGAAGTTGTTTCAGTCGATGTGGCACACTTGGTTGACCGAGATGGCATCGACCAAGGACCGCGTGTGCGCTGCTGAGTTGTTGGTCCAGCGACTGTGTGCCGTGCTGCCAGAACACACCATTCGATTGGGCTGGGGCGCCCGATCGTTGCACCGATTGCACGACGGACGTTTGGGGTGGCTGGGGGCCGAAAATTCGATTCGCCAACGCTACGACGCGCAGTGGTTGGCGTCCACGGTGGAAGCCGACACTCCCGTGACCGAAAGTACATCGCGGTGGGACAATGGCACATTGGTGATCGACTTGGTTCCAGACGTTGTGCCTACGTCTGATTCGTCCAAGGCCAGCAACAATATTTCGGCGGCGGTGCCGCGGTGTCAACTTTGGATTCGGCCACCCGGGGCGGATGACTTCGACGCGAAGATGTTCCAACGCATGTTGACGACCGACGTGATGGGGTTGTTCGCAGCGATCTTTTTGAGTCGCCCTGCGAAAGATCATTGGGGGCGTTTGGCTAGCAAGCTGAGTAAATGGTGGTCGCGACGTGGATTGATTGGAATCGCGGTCTTGGTCACGTTGATTCTGACGTGCATCCCAATGTCGTATCGCACCCATGCGATCGCCACGGTTGCTGCGATGAACGGACGGATGATCGCTTCGCCGATCGACGCCACTCTTCTGACAACGTTGGTCCGACCTGGTGATCGGGTGAAGGCTGGCCAAACGTTGTTGCAGTTGGATGGACGCCCGCTTCGTATCGAACTGGAATCGCTGCTGGCGGAAATTGACGAGGCTCAAAAGGACGAAGACATCGCGTTGGCGAGCAGTCAAATTGCTTCGGCCCAGTTGGCGGGACTTCGTCGGAAAACATTGCTTCGAAAAGCAGAGTTGTTGCAAGACAAACTCAGCAAGCTGGATGTCGTTTCTCCGATCGATGGCGTGATCATTCAAGGCGACCTGACTCGATCGCTTGGAACACCGCTGGAGATTGGGCAAACGTTGATGGAAGTTGCTCCGGAGGGCAACGTCGAGATTGAATTGGAATTGCCGGAGTCCGAAATTGGCTTCGTGGAGATGAACGCTCCCGTTGAACTTTGGTTCCCCGCGTTGGATGGCGAGGCGTTTGAAAGCAACGTGCGATCGGTTTGGCCTGCCGCAACGATTCGCGATGACGCGAATGTGTTCGTAGCGATCGCCGAATTGCCAAACGAAGACGCATCATTGCGAGTGGGAATGCGTGGCGAAGCGGTTGTGCTGGGACCAACTTACCCGTGGATTTGGAAGTGGGTTCGAACCCCCGTGAGAAGGCTGGGGTGGATGATCGGATGGTGA
- a CDS encoding TolC family protein, whose product MHPPILRAEETSFQQFLDNAARNMAEANRRDSLQPETPLATESTPLSSSSTDTLALPPEPTEVTTAVDTIAPWWESIAFSGLLQTPEQVSFDLPTVLTDTLETSPRISSVSRRTSIAYEKIVQQNAVFDPTLLLEGGYGRVNDPVGSTLTTGGPDRLIQNSVIASGGFRKLTRRGAVVDVTQELGTLDSNSLFFEPNPQGNSRVSLSITQPLLATSGEVYNTRLVTQASIDSRIAWQEMRSEVEAHLVDTFQAFWRLYERRCHLVQQRGLIERGEQIARIVDGRADLDSGPLQRIKVQRRLANDRDRQIEIEAELRRLQVRLRTLVGSPELAALNQSVELIPLANPEIPNEAIDLQDAIVRGLENRPDIQAATQELAAAGLGISVTRNELKPRLDAVFDAYLSGLRGDNRFFQAFGDQFTEGPGLTATLQYSLPYGRRAARSRVREARYRYQQRSEELRQSLLTARREIETALIQAFANFQLRESKAITLQAAIREEQIATRRWELLAGDGGPTALVLEDLLETQKRRTESEQLFVSAQVASVISLIELQKAMGTLLKTEGIEPVRPDNTSQIELLQTNPADSNASRITAHQSDWNSQVVGESLIGELGMIELDDSSIKEVASDSEGSNRKE is encoded by the coding sequence ATGCATCCACCAATCCTCAGAGCAGAAGAAACGTCGTTTCAGCAGTTCCTCGACAACGCTGCACGCAACATGGCGGAGGCCAATCGCCGGGATTCGTTGCAACCAGAGACACCGTTGGCAACCGAATCAACGCCTCTTTCGTCTTCGAGCACCGACACGTTGGCGTTGCCGCCCGAACCAACGGAAGTCACCACGGCGGTTGACACCATTGCCCCTTGGTGGGAGTCCATTGCTTTTTCGGGTTTGTTGCAGACGCCTGAGCAAGTGTCATTTGATTTGCCAACCGTCCTGACGGACACGCTCGAGACCAGTCCTCGGATCTCATCAGTTTCACGGCGGACTTCGATTGCGTACGAAAAGATTGTGCAGCAAAACGCGGTCTTTGATCCGACGCTGTTGTTGGAAGGTGGCTACGGCCGCGTCAACGATCCGGTCGGCAGCACGCTGACGACGGGCGGCCCTGATCGATTGATTCAAAACTCGGTTATTGCCAGCGGCGGCTTCCGCAAATTGACGCGGCGCGGTGCGGTCGTCGATGTAACGCAAGAACTGGGAACGCTGGATAGCAACAGCCTGTTCTTCGAACCCAACCCGCAAGGCAATTCAAGGGTAAGCCTCAGCATCACGCAGCCGTTGTTGGCGACCAGCGGTGAAGTCTACAACACACGTCTCGTCACGCAGGCGTCGATTGACAGCCGGATTGCTTGGCAAGAGATGCGTTCGGAAGTGGAAGCCCACTTGGTCGATACCTTTCAAGCGTTTTGGCGTTTGTATGAACGCCGTTGCCACCTCGTTCAACAACGGGGCCTGATCGAACGAGGCGAACAAATCGCTCGCATCGTCGACGGACGAGCAGACTTGGATTCTGGACCATTGCAACGCATCAAAGTCCAACGACGATTGGCGAATGATCGTGATCGCCAGATCGAAATCGAAGCCGAATTGCGGCGGTTGCAAGTCCGATTGAGAACCCTCGTCGGCAGTCCTGAACTGGCGGCTCTCAATCAATCCGTTGAACTGATTCCGCTGGCCAATCCTGAGATCCCCAACGAAGCGATCGATTTGCAAGACGCGATCGTTCGAGGGTTGGAAAACCGACCCGACATCCAAGCGGCGACGCAAGAGCTCGCGGCGGCAGGGTTGGGGATCAGCGTGACTCGCAACGAATTGAAGCCACGACTCGATGCCGTCTTCGATGCGTATCTGTCGGGGCTCAGAGGAGACAACCGGTTCTTCCAAGCCTTCGGCGATCAGTTCACCGAAGGTCCCGGCCTGACGGCCACGTTGCAGTACAGCCTCCCGTATGGCCGCCGCGCCGCACGCAGCCGCGTTCGCGAAGCCAGATATCGATATCAACAACGCAGCGAAGAATTGCGTCAGAGTCTTTTGACTGCTCGACGTGAAATCGAAACGGCCTTGATTCAGGCGTTCGCGAATTTTCAGCTTCGTGAAAGCAAGGCGATCACCTTGCAAGCCGCGATCCGTGAAGAACAAATCGCAACGCGGCGTTGGGAGTTGCTTGCTGGCGATGGCGGTCCCACCGCGTTGGTGCTGGAGGATTTGCTCGAAACGCAGAAACGTCGCACCGAATCGGAGCAACTGTTTGTTAGTGCGCAGGTCGCCTCGGTGATTTCATTGATTGAACTGCAAAAAGCGATGGGAACATTGTTGAAGACGGAAGGAATTGAACCAGTGCGACCGGACAACACCAGCCAGATTGAACTGCTTCAAACCAACCCTGCTGATTCGAATGCATCGCGAATCACAGCTCATCAATCGGATTGGAATTCGCAGGTTGTCGGCGAATCCTTGATCGGTGAATTGGGCATGATCGAACTGGATGACTCATCCATCAAAGAAGTCGCGTCCGACTCGGAAGGATCGAATAGGAAAGAATGA
- a CDS encoding O-antigen ligase family protein: MCLAADFGGILHWSQYIAAAGILVAMVLSLIGLTDTTASSGLRQHKLLVPLGLLVLLAWIQTMPLPSSLVGLLSPGSQDAYSTWLEGLVPAAEQPSIHSMSVSPFDTQHVAMLLTLLLPLSFAASIVFHARNRLTMLLSAIAITGASVAIIGFYRKLDPTADIWFFQSKSSGFAGFVNRNNAALMLNFGLAASLGLLSWRMMALHNIELDDPDFEFNDLLALISDRESLIGLLSSITCVAGLLLNGSRGGVVAALFGLVFAFGYVRPRRGLIGLPILAVVIAISVAILTVPMQLNLESITRLEMISANADTLQKDGRLLHWQDGWNAAMAYLPMGSGISTYGYSYLPYQSQSPGPWFEHADNLWLEMLVETGLPGVVITVLLFVILLRSLRRLSTSADPVDQGVRVAAWYAIAAVAASQFFDFGLIMPANLFVAVVLATAVVSRQVAGGGLQAPMPDEEDDPYHAMAMADPEYAMAMAAAEREEEAAAAMEAEAGEPNTKSATGGNKIKLKSTSKWGRLTSSVSVGAVAVAIVLLSILVMPGLKDDAETESLVRRIRSEYQGMKFQPEVLEQVESLLAENLSTNPFPETRTLLAATQRDRGRLAETLEWRPTTIEQAGQIYAKTNLNERGLEYPPPLAAMTRDRLKSILHYEDAWNTALAGVASCPLGQASRASLVQLQSVLEPQPETGVAVKHLATFYSTEPNRLMRLGRRAFMIGDYDSAVATFRDSLALRPTLASQLMPLFRVNQDKLPLADVIPDDSRAIELAAADVMLWDEPDQKFLKHAAGSIDCGRASNLAGRAKCQALLSRIHFSLDDTANATKAGEEAIRLLPDEPRYRVQLIEQMLITGNRKDALRHARLGREAFAKDARFQQFVDRIAEADRKEMLEPTLPKDDTLPSVESILN, from the coding sequence TTGTGTCTGGCCGCGGATTTCGGCGGCATTTTGCACTGGAGCCAATACATTGCCGCGGCCGGAATCTTGGTCGCGATGGTTCTCTCGCTGATTGGGTTGACCGACACGACGGCGTCCAGCGGTCTGCGCCAGCACAAACTATTGGTTCCGCTTGGGCTGCTGGTGTTGCTCGCGTGGATCCAAACCATGCCGTTGCCATCCAGCCTTGTCGGACTGCTCAGTCCGGGTTCTCAGGATGCCTACTCGACGTGGCTGGAGGGCTTGGTTCCCGCCGCGGAACAGCCATCGATCCATTCCATGTCTGTGTCGCCGTTTGATACTCAGCACGTCGCGATGTTGCTGACGTTGTTGTTGCCACTGTCATTTGCGGCATCGATCGTTTTTCACGCTCGCAATCGACTGACGATGCTGCTCAGCGCGATCGCGATCACGGGGGCCTCCGTTGCAATCATCGGCTTCTATCGCAAACTCGATCCCACCGCGGACATCTGGTTCTTCCAATCCAAGTCCAGTGGGTTCGCCGGATTCGTCAATCGCAACAACGCTGCGTTGATGTTGAACTTCGGTTTGGCCGCCAGCCTCGGATTGTTGTCTTGGCGGATGATGGCTTTGCACAACATCGAATTGGACGATCCCGATTTCGAATTCAATGACTTGCTCGCACTGATCTCGGACCGAGAATCCTTGATCGGATTGCTGTCATCAATCACATGCGTCGCGGGTTTGCTGCTCAACGGTTCGCGGGGCGGCGTCGTCGCGGCTCTGTTCGGACTGGTTTTTGCTTTTGGATATGTCCGCCCGCGGCGTGGCTTGATCGGTTTGCCAATTTTGGCGGTGGTGATCGCAATCTCGGTCGCCATTCTGACCGTCCCGATGCAGCTCAATCTCGAATCCATCACACGGCTCGAGATGATCTCCGCAAACGCTGACACACTGCAAAAAGATGGCCGGTTGCTGCACTGGCAAGACGGCTGGAATGCCGCGATGGCTTACCTCCCGATGGGATCGGGCATCAGCACATACGGATATTCCTACTTGCCGTACCAATCGCAAAGTCCGGGGCCATGGTTTGAACACGCCGACAACTTGTGGTTGGAAATGTTGGTCGAGACCGGATTGCCCGGCGTTGTGATCACGGTGCTGCTTTTCGTGATTTTGCTTCGATCACTGCGACGGTTGTCGACATCGGCTGACCCGGTGGACCAAGGCGTTCGCGTCGCGGCTTGGTACGCAATTGCTGCGGTTGCTGCATCACAATTCTTCGACTTCGGGTTGATCATGCCAGCCAACTTGTTCGTCGCAGTTGTGCTGGCAACCGCGGTGGTTTCGCGACAGGTCGCAGGCGGTGGTTTGCAAGCTCCGATGCCCGACGAAGAAGATGATCCGTATCATGCGATGGCAATGGCGGATCCGGAATACGCGATGGCGATGGCCGCTGCCGAACGTGAAGAAGAAGCCGCGGCGGCGATGGAAGCCGAAGCGGGAGAACCGAATACGAAGTCCGCCACCGGTGGGAACAAGATCAAACTGAAATCCACCTCCAAATGGGGTCGCCTCACTTCTTCGGTCAGTGTTGGTGCGGTCGCGGTCGCCATCGTCCTGCTGTCCATCCTTGTGATGCCAGGTTTAAAGGACGACGCGGAAACGGAGTCGCTGGTCCGCCGGATCCGAAGCGAATACCAAGGAATGAAGTTCCAACCCGAAGTGCTGGAACAAGTCGAGTCGTTGCTCGCCGAGAACTTGAGCACCAACCCGTTCCCCGAGACACGCACGTTGCTGGCGGCAACCCAGCGTGACCGCGGACGATTGGCAGAAACGTTGGAATGGCGTCCGACCACCATCGAACAGGCCGGTCAGATTTATGCGAAGACAAACTTGAACGAGCGTGGACTGGAATACCCACCGCCGTTGGCCGCGATGACTCGAGACCGCTTGAAAAGCATTCTGCACTACGAAGACGCCTGGAACACAGCCTTGGCTGGCGTCGCAAGCTGCCCGCTCGGTCAGGCATCACGGGCATCGCTGGTGCAACTGCAATCCGTTTTGGAACCCCAACCTGAAACGGGCGTCGCCGTCAAACACCTCGCGACGTTCTACTCGACAGAACCGAATCGTTTGATGCGGTTGGGACGCCGCGCCTTCATGATCGGCGACTACGATTCCGCCGTGGCAACGTTTCGCGATTCGTTGGCGTTGCGTCCAACCTTGGCATCTCAATTGATGCCTCTCTTCCGAGTCAACCAAGACAAGCTTCCCCTTGCCGATGTGATCCCCGATGATTCGCGAGCGATCGAGCTAGCGGCGGCCGACGTGATGCTCTGGGACGAACCGGATCAGAAATTCCTCAAGCACGCGGCTGGTTCGATCGACTGCGGTCGAGCGTCCAATTTGGCCGGGCGTGCCAAGTGCCAAGCACTCCTGTCACGCATACACTTCTCGCTCGATGACACGGCCAATGCGACGAAGGCGGGCGAAGAAGCGATTCGGTTGCTGCCGGATGAACCTCGATACCGAGTTCAATTGATTGAGCAGATGTTGATCACCGGCAATCGAAAAGACGCGCTTCGACACGCTCGGTTGGGACGCGAGGCATTTGCCAAAGACGCTCGTTTTCAACAGTTCGTCGACCGTATCGCAGAAGCCGATCGAAAAGAGATGCTCGAACCGACCCTCCCGAAAGACGACACGCTCCCGAGCGTCGAATCCATCTTGAATTAG
- a CDS encoding efflux RND transporter periplasmic adaptor subunit, whose protein sequence is MMKRTSWTIIVLSVCISSGMQAGIAMGQSDGSSTRGIALYGDSAYEGFSQAIEDIYLGSEDLGRIVELPVKVGQRVKANDVVARLDDEIEKASMEIAQTQASMLGEINAAQASLDVQTIRVEHLRRLMREEMAGSDELRRAELELKVAKARLLTATEQRALRLAEANRLELQWKRRKIRAPFDGVVAEKKAGLGATITPSDPDIVRLVRTDVLHGVFNVMADRALQMKIGMETQVYFRAARKTVDGKIETIGPSINSESGTIEIRVRIENPASELRPGDRCTMRVIAPSSSKEGTESISKLGSPGVNRW, encoded by the coding sequence ATGATGAAACGAACTTCATGGACGATCATCGTATTGAGCGTTTGCATTTCATCCGGAATGCAGGCGGGCATCGCAATGGGACAATCCGATGGCAGCTCGACTCGCGGAATCGCGTTGTACGGTGATTCCGCATACGAAGGCTTCTCGCAAGCGATTGAGGACATCTATCTTGGCAGCGAAGATCTGGGGCGGATCGTCGAATTGCCGGTGAAGGTGGGGCAACGAGTCAAAGCCAACGACGTCGTGGCACGCTTAGACGATGAAATTGAAAAGGCGTCGATGGAGATCGCGCAAACACAGGCATCGATGCTCGGTGAAATCAATGCGGCTCAGGCATCGTTGGACGTCCAAACGATTCGAGTCGAACACCTGCGTCGTTTGATGCGAGAAGAGATGGCAGGTTCCGACGAACTCCGTCGAGCAGAATTGGAATTGAAAGTTGCCAAGGCTCGTTTGCTGACCGCGACCGAGCAACGTGCACTGCGATTGGCGGAAGCCAACCGTCTCGAACTGCAATGGAAACGACGCAAAATCCGAGCTCCCTTTGACGGTGTGGTTGCGGAAAAGAAAGCGGGCTTGGGCGCCACCATCACACCCTCGGATCCTGACATCGTCCGCTTGGTCCGAACCGATGTCCTGCACGGTGTTTTCAATGTGATGGCCGATCGGGCTTTGCAAATGAAAATCGGCATGGAAACGCAGGTCTACTTTCGAGCCGCACGCAAAACCGTGGATGGAAAGATTGAAACGATCGGACCGTCCATCAACAGCGAAAGCGGCACGATTGAAATAAGAGTTCGGATCGAGAACCCTGCCAGTGAGCTCCGTCCGGGAGACCGCTGCACAATGCGGGTGATTGCACCATCCAGCTCAAAAGAGGGCACCGAGTCCATCTCCAAGCTTGGATCGCCAGGAGTCAATCGATGGTAG
- a CDS encoding site-2 protease family protein yields MSSAESPPAAPKVRLDPDLEFTVCEVAGVTIFRAAHSGTGQHFQFGAAEHYIASLLDGERSTTQIVEQAQRDGLDWSPEDVADFIAVLVSQKIAIAERGAGVAPESPSPDVALDASSELLGETTDADESTLDDRLESATATHGKNDRIGILQSLKRMLSGWVAPFVKACSWLISLRFPLINANGPANALLPFTRQLFTPRGVVVAGAFIAISMTFALFQRRELAAELMRIFDSQLWIGMLGIWAVMKLVHEMGHAVSARWHGVQVGKAGIMFFLLAPLAYVDVTNAWRLPNRQSRASIAMAGVYVELLVSSIAYWIWCWHPSEVAAHWAAQIFFIAGPATLLVNANPLLRLDGYYVLSDWTDIPNLREQGRKLFGGWLQTKLFAMRSPASKLSGWRRGFASCHAAASVVFQCVWMGGLIIVVSMWAGPVGLLMAMAAILLWVMLPSIKFASKVWSYEESSDSFSKWSHRRRAIWTCVTFCFLAQFLVTLPSPLSRPVPVVVRFADDQILRSPVDGFVDQVAMQSGDSVMAGQVILELIDHELVAERDATQLELDAEEIKWQRHEGMGELGLAEAAKQKSESLRRSLEELNAQVDSLRVVAQRDGEILTTDLDDLNETYVRAGEELVHVGVRQRMELLVSVGDSDLDAYRSTLQKNEPMQVLFRGGEIIEVHPEKLQPRASRQVPHPALAATVDGPLPVTPAKKQSQSSDPYELLTPRFQSIVPLTPAVSDRVRAGETGQMALRDQRSLGRRFWEWLSDDAT; encoded by the coding sequence ATGAGTTCGGCCGAATCACCTCCCGCTGCGCCCAAAGTGCGTTTGGATCCAGATCTCGAATTCACTGTGTGTGAGGTGGCGGGCGTCACGATCTTTCGCGCCGCTCACTCTGGAACGGGCCAGCACTTTCAGTTTGGCGCGGCGGAACACTACATCGCTTCCTTGCTGGATGGGGAGCGATCGACCACGCAAATCGTTGAGCAGGCACAACGAGACGGATTGGATTGGTCACCCGAAGACGTCGCGGATTTCATCGCGGTTTTGGTCTCCCAGAAAATCGCGATTGCGGAACGAGGTGCTGGTGTGGCACCGGAATCACCATCACCCGATGTGGCGTTGGATGCATCGAGCGAACTGCTGGGTGAAACAACTGACGCGGACGAATCGACTCTGGACGATCGCTTGGAATCGGCCACTGCAACGCACGGGAAGAATGATCGAATCGGGATTCTTCAATCGTTGAAGCGAATGCTATCGGGGTGGGTCGCCCCGTTTGTGAAAGCGTGTTCATGGTTGATCAGCTTGCGATTTCCGCTGATCAATGCAAACGGACCAGCCAACGCATTGCTGCCCTTCACACGGCAGTTGTTTACGCCTCGCGGAGTCGTGGTTGCCGGCGCGTTCATCGCGATCTCGATGACATTTGCTTTGTTCCAACGAAGAGAATTGGCCGCCGAGCTGATGCGAATTTTTGATTCGCAGTTGTGGATCGGGATGCTGGGTATTTGGGCCGTGATGAAACTGGTCCACGAAATGGGCCACGCTGTCTCCGCACGTTGGCACGGTGTTCAGGTCGGCAAAGCTGGCATCATGTTCTTCTTGCTGGCGCCTTTGGCCTACGTCGATGTGACGAATGCTTGGCGACTGCCGAATCGTCAATCTCGCGCCTCCATCGCGATGGCGGGCGTGTACGTGGAGTTGTTGGTTTCGTCGATTGCCTACTGGATTTGGTGTTGGCATCCGTCTGAAGTGGCGGCCCACTGGGCGGCTCAGATCTTTTTCATCGCCGGTCCAGCGACATTGTTGGTCAACGCGAATCCTTTGCTTCGATTGGATGGCTATTACGTTCTGTCGGACTGGACTGACATTCCGAACTTGCGAGAACAAGGACGCAAGCTGTTTGGCGGGTGGTTGCAAACGAAGTTGTTTGCCATGCGAAGTCCCGCTTCCAAACTATCTGGTTGGCGACGCGGATTCGCAAGTTGTCACGCCGCCGCATCGGTTGTCTTTCAGTGCGTGTGGATGGGCGGCCTGATCATTGTTGTGTCGATGTGGGCGGGTCCCGTTGGCTTGCTGATGGCAATGGCCGCGATCCTTTTGTGGGTCATGCTTCCATCCATCAAATTCGCCAGCAAGGTTTGGAGCTACGAAGAATCGAGCGACTCGTTTTCCAAATGGTCTCACCGCCGACGTGCAATTTGGACCTGTGTGACCTTCTGCTTCTTGGCTCAATTCTTGGTCACGTTGCCGTCGCCTCTCAGTCGTCCGGTGCCCGTCGTCGTTCGATTTGCGGACGACCAAATTTTGCGATCTCCCGTTGATGGCTTCGTTGATCAGGTTGCCATGCAATCGGGAGATTCGGTGATGGCGGGCCAGGTCATCCTCGAATTGATCGATCATGAGTTGGTTGCGGAACGCGATGCGACCCAGTTGGAATTGGATGCAGAAGAGATCAAGTGGCAACGTCACGAAGGAATGGGCGAACTCGGTCTGGCCGAAGCCGCGAAACAAAAGTCAGAAAGTCTGAGACGTAGTTTGGAAGAGCTTAACGCGCAGGTCGATTCGCTTCGCGTGGTGGCCCAACGCGACGGCGAGATTCTGACGACCGACCTAGACGACCTCAACGAAACCTACGTTCGTGCGGGTGAAGAGTTGGTCCATGTCGGAGTCCGCCAACGAATGGAACTGTTGGTGTCAGTCGGCGATTCCGACTTGGATGCCTACCGATCGACCCTGCAAAAGAACGAGCCGATGCAGGTCCTTTTTCGCGGTGGCGAAATCATTGAGGTGCATCCAGAAAAGTTGCAACCTCGTGCCAGTCGCCAGGTTCCGCATCCCGCGCTGGCGGCCACGGTCGATGGGCCACTGCCGGTTACTCCCGCGAAGAAACAGTCACAGTCTTCGGATCCCTATGAATTGTTGACACCGAGGTTCCAGTCGATCGTCCCGCTCACACCCGCAGTCAGCGATCGCGTGCGAGCTGGTGAAACGGGGCAAATGGCTCTCCGCGATCAACGAAGCCTTGGCAGACGATTTTGGGAATGGTTGTCGGACGACGCGACGTAG
- a CDS encoding DUF4346 domain-containing protein, whose protein sequence is MPSPPPTLTSDSHVHFLTGRLAETAVTEEAARIAKEFGCEQSVGVVPITVAALITPKWLSRHWEIPTSATHVILPGFLEDNLEAAGDLATPLLGLIQQTSAAVLCGPKDCRDLHAWMTGRQQSVDLSAHSIEIIAEINHAPRMSVEEVVTIANRLRADGADRIDLGCDPSRRCRTIGDYVSALVDAGHTISIDTFDPDEADDAICSGATLVLSVNSSNRDAARDWGCEVVAIPDVPDDLDSLDETIEFLQRNNIDFRVDPILEPIGSAFTESLLRYAEVRRRYPDIEMMMGIGNLTELTDVDSAGVNFLLLGICQELSIRSVLTTQVINWAISSVAECDIARRLVHHAVSRGVPPKRLSDQLVSLRDPKLRPHSDAALDALASGVKDNNYRLIAQDDTIHLISAGLHLTGKDPFALFAELMQQPQSDNVDASHAFYLGYELAKANIALTLSKQYEQDQALHWGHLTVEEDTHRIERTSRHARKRPNPDAPSGE, encoded by the coding sequence ATGCCTTCTCCGCCTCCCACGCTGACTTCCGACTCGCACGTTCATTTCTTGACCGGGCGATTGGCGGAAACTGCGGTGACCGAAGAAGCGGCTCGCATCGCGAAAGAGTTTGGTTGCGAGCAAAGCGTGGGTGTGGTTCCGATCACCGTCGCCGCCCTGATCACACCAAAATGGCTTTCGCGGCATTGGGAGATACCAACTTCCGCGACGCACGTGATCTTGCCAGGATTTCTGGAAGACAACTTGGAAGCGGCTGGCGACTTGGCGACTCCACTGTTGGGTTTGATCCAGCAAACCTCGGCCGCGGTGTTGTGCGGTCCCAAAGACTGTCGCGATTTGCACGCCTGGATGACCGGCCGCCAGCAATCCGTCGATCTGTCGGCGCACTCGATTGAGATCATCGCTGAGATCAATCACGCACCGCGAATGTCGGTCGAAGAAGTTGTCACGATCGCGAATCGATTGCGTGCGGACGGTGCGGACCGAATCGATTTGGGATGCGACCCGTCGCGTCGATGCCGAACAATTGGTGACTACGTTTCGGCTCTGGTGGATGCTGGTCATACGATCAGCATCGACACGTTTGATCCTGACGAAGCTGACGATGCGATTTGTTCGGGAGCCACATTAGTATTGTCGGTCAACTCATCCAACCGCGACGCCGCACGTGACTGGGGTTGTGAAGTTGTGGCCATTCCGGATGTTCCCGACGACCTGGATAGCCTCGACGAAACGATTGAGTTCCTTCAACGCAACAACATTGATTTTCGCGTCGATCCGATCTTGGAACCGATTGGATCCGCTTTCACCGAAAGTCTTCTGCGTTACGCGGAAGTTCGGCGGCGGTATCCCGACATTGAAATGATGATGGGGATCGGCAACCTGACAGAACTCACCGACGTCGATTCGGCTGGCGTCAACTTCTTGTTGCTCGGGATCTGCCAAGAGCTTTCGATCCGAAGTGTCTTGACCACCCAGGTCATCAATTGGGCAATATCCTCGGTCGCGGAGTGCGACATCGCTCGACGATTGGTTCACCACGCCGTTTCGCGAGGGGTTCCGCCCAAGCGTTTGTCGGACCAACTGGTATCCCTTCGCGATCCGAAGTTGCGACCACATTCGGATGCCGCGTTGGACGCACTCGCGAGTGGCGTCAAAGACAACAATTACCGGTTGATCGCGCAAGACGACACCATCCATTTGATAAGTGCCGGTTTGCATCTCACTGGCAAAGATCCGTTTGCCTTGTTCGCTGAATTGATGCAGCAACCACAATCGGACAACGTCGACGCTTCGCACGCGTTTTACCTGGGCTACGAATTGGCCAAAGCCAACATCGCGCTGACATTGAGCAAACAATACGAGCAGGACCAAGCGTTGCACTGGGGTCACCTCACCGTTGAGGAAGACACGCATCGGATCGAGCGGACCAGCCGACACGCTCGGAAACGTCCGAATCCGGACGCCCCATCCGGCGAATGA